The nucleotide sequence GTCGCCATTGGCTGAATTGGAAACAGTGGCGTAAAGATTGGAAAGACTTTGACGGCATTTTGCTGCTGACGGTAATGGCCCTCAATGCCATCGGCATCTTGGCCATTTACAGCACTCGGCAAGACAGTTCCTTTTGGTTGCAGCAGGCCATCATGTCCTGCCTCTGTCTGGTCCTAGCGTTATTTGTGGCGCGGATTGACTATCAGATTTGGCTGAAATGGCATTGGTTTGTCTACGGGATTTGCGTTGCTCTACTGGTGGCTGTGATTTTTGTCGGCGTAACGGGGGGAGGGGCAGCTCGGTGGATTAATCTTGTCGGTTTTAAGGTGCAGCCCTCGGAGTTTGCCAAGCTGAGTGTCATTTTGACGGCAGCGGCAGTGCTGCATCGCTGGCCGATTAGGTACTTCAGTCAAATTGGCTTAGTGGCTTTGGCGATCGCCCCCCCCTGGCTGCTCATCTTCTTGCAGCCGGATTTGGGCACAGCTCTGATCTTTATCGCCATTGCGATCGGGATGTTGTATTGGGGGGGGGCTCGGTTCAGTTGGCTGCTGCTACTGAGCTCTCCCGCGATCGCCGCTATTTTCTACGGCATCTATGCCAATACCGAGGCGAAGTGGATGCTGTGGGGGTGGCTGGGTTGGGTCGCACTGGTATGCGTTTTGGCTGCTTGGCACTTGCCTTGGCGTCGATTTGGCGCGTTTGCGTTTACCGTGCTCAATCTTTTGGCAGGGGTATTGGGCCAAATTGCTTGGGGAATTCTCAAGCCCTATCAGCGGCAGCGCCTACTCATTTTTATGGACCCCAGCCAAGATCCGTTAGGGGCAGGCTATCACCTGATTCAATCGAGAATTGCCATTGGCGCGGGTGGGCTGTGGGGACGCGGGATCGCGCAAGGCACCCAAACTCAGTTAGATTTTATCCCCGAACAGCATACAGACTTTATTTTTGCAGCGATCGGCGAAGAGCTGGGATTTATCGGGGCGATCGCCGTATTGAGCTTGATTTGGATCGTCTGTTTTCGCTTGATTTTGATTGCCCAAAACGCTAAAGACGATTTCGGCGCGCTGGTGGCGATCGGTGTTTTTAGCATGATCCTGTTTCAGTCAATGGTCAATATCGGCATGACCATCGGCTTGATGCCCATTACCGGCTTGCCGCTGCCGTTTGTCAGTTATGGGCGATCGGCCCTATTGACCAACTACCTGGCGTTAGGCATTGTCGAATCGATCGCCAAGCACCGACAGCGCTCGTCTTTTTTTACCTAAAGGTTTTTACCTAACCTCATCCATATTGAGATCTGGAGTTTATAGGCATTGCACTCGGCCCCCTAAATCCCCCACCAGTGGGGGACTTGTGAGAATCTGTTGGCTTCGATCTACAGCTTTAATAGCTGCGATTCGCCGGTTCGTCTTCCCCATCTCCAAAACCCAAGCTAGCGCTGTCGCCAAGTCCCCCAGAATGGGGGATTTAGGGGGCGAATGCAGTGGTTAACTGTGTCTGTATATATTACATTCAGGTTATTTGGGTAAGACATTTTGATGCAAGCTAAAACACTGATGGGAGCCGTTGGTGTAACTGTACTCTCAGCTGGTTTGTGGCCGGGGGTAGGGCTTGCCCAGGATTTGGACGAACACTTGCAAGCTGCTGTTGAAGCCGAAAACTGGCCAGAGGCGATCGAGGTGTTAGATCGATTGATTGCCGAAAACGGGTCTTTGCAATCCCTCACTGTCTATCGCAGTCAGCTCGTGCAATTGCAACGGGCTAGCAATCCAAACACCTTAGCCCCCGAAACCGAACCTCCCTCGCCGCCTCCAGAGACGGCAACTGCATCGATCGCGATCGCAGAGATTCCCCTAGAACAGATTTCGAGCGCTCTCAACCAATCACTTCCCGTCCAAATTGACCCAAACGCAGAGTTGCTCTCGACCTCAGTTGAAGGAGATACGTTCGTTTACGATACGCGGTTGTTGAGAGTTAAAGCTCGGGAAACGAACCCTGCCTTAATTGGTGAAGCGTTTGAAGCTTTCTTTTCCGCTTACGCTTGTGAAGAGCCCTCGCTGAAATCTCTGCTCGATGCGGGCATTCCGCTGCGCTTTAGCCTCAACGATGTTAACAACACCCCTCTGTCCGATCTAGACTTGCATCCCGACACTTGCAGTGCCCGAGAACTTGCGTTCGAATAGCCCATCGCTCGGGCAAAGCACCTCTACAGCATTGAGTGGCCCGATCGGTACAGCCTTAACTTGCCAATCCCCTGACATTTGTTACCAACTCTTGCTGACTGTCACAGTTTGAATAGAACGGCAATGATGGGGGAAATCTTGTCAGAGGATAGAGGCTGTGCGACAGGGCAACCGGCTAGTCGTTGTTTAGGCCGGTTGACTGCTCTAGCCCTTAGTTTTCCATCGACCGATTGGCGAGACCTGGGTGGTAAAGGGCGATGGCCCTCTCGGCGATCGCCAGCTCGCGCAATCACTTGAGGCCGACGATCGATATGGCGGACAGCAACCAAAACCGAGCACTGGTCTTGTGGGGCACGGCCTTGGGCTTCTCTGCCGGAGTGTTCGCAGCGACGATCTCGATCGCCCCCCAATCGCCACTGCGGGTCCGGGCTCAAAGCAATCGCCCCAGAACGACATCGATCGCTGACTCAGCCAAGCCGGTCATCGCACAGGCCGATCCCCAACCCACACTGCCCGCCCGAGTCCCCGAACGCGTCGTGGAAGGTTATACCCTGCTCGAACAGGGATTGGTGGACGATGCCATCTTGACTTTTAGACAGGCGATCGCAGACTTTCCCGCCTCGATTGAGGCCAAGTTGGGCTTGGCGATCGCGCTGCGCCGCGCCGGTCGCGATCGCCAGAGTTGGGAGGCTTATGGGGCTGTGCTGGCGCAAGAGCCCGATAATGTGTTGGCTCTGGAGACGGTAGGGCAGTTGGGCACCTTTCGACCGGAATGGTACGAGGGAGGGCTGGAGGCTCTAGATCGGCTGATCGAGATTGCGCCCAATCGGCTCAGTGCCCGCCTCAATCGGGCTCGCATTCTTAGCTTTCAACAACGGTTTGAAGCGGCCACCGCCGACTACGAAGTTGCCCTGCGGCTAGACCCCACCCCCGAACTGCAGTTGGAAGCCGCCAAAGCCTTTGCCTTCTCGGGGCAACACCCTCGGGCGATCGCCCTGTTCGAGCAATACTTCGCGGCTGGTCGCGACCTCGCAGAGAAGGATGCAGCGATCGCCTATGCCTTGTCCCTACAGGGGGTCGAGCGGGCGGTAGAAGCGCTGGAGGTGCTGCGTCCCCGTCAGGCGGATACGCAGGTGGCCGCAGTTTTGGCGTCGATTTTGGTGGGATTGGCCGCACAGCCGGATGCCCCCGAGGAATATCAGTCTGAGGCGATCGCCATTTATACCCGGCTGTTGGCGATCGAGGATCTCGACGCCGAGATTATTTTGGCGGCGGCCAGTTTTTACAGCACGGTGCCCGAGCGGCAATTGCAGTCGCTGGAACTGTACGACCGACTGACGGCACTGTTTCCCGGCGATCGCAGTTTTCCCATCATGCGGCTGGCGGTGGAGAGCGTGGTGCTGAGCGAAGCGCCTACCTCCCATCCACTCGTGCAGCAACTCAGCCCCAATTGGATGCCGGGATTTGTTTACCAGCTCGATTTGCGGGAGCGGCTGCAGGCATTAGTCCTACCCGACTTAGACATCCCCCCCGAGCGACAGCAGCCAGTGGGCCAAACCTTAGTGCGAGTCGATCCCCTCGATCCCGAGCTGCTGCCGATTTTCGAGAGCTTGCAGCAGGCAGAGATCGACCTTCCCTTGATTGATTTCCGCCTTGCCCAATTGCAAATCGAGTTGGGGGATAGAGAGAGTGCGCGGACGACGATCGCAGCGGCTGTGGCAGAGCAGGGGGATGCCTTTGCCGATAATGCAGAACTGCTGCTGGCGGAGATCGATCGCCGCGAGGGTCGCCTCGACGCCAGCATCCAGCGTTACGAACGGCTGCTGGCCCGCAGCGCGGACCCGGCTATTCGTCGGGGCGCTACGTTGAGCTTGGCAGGAGCCAATATCAGTCTCAACAATCTGGAGCGAGCGCGGCGGCTGTACGAACAACTGCTGGCGATCGAGCCGCTGGATTTGCAGGCAGAAGTGGGATTGACGACGGTCTTGCTGGCGGAGGAGTCCCTATCCGAGCGCGAGGCTGCAGAAGTCTTGGATCGTTGGTTGGAGCGCTTCCCCTTTCGAATACCCAGCCCCGAGGTATTTGCCCTCGCGAGCGGTCTCCCCAGCACGAGTGCTCGACTGGGGTTGTATGAAGGGCTGTTGGCGGTGCGGCCCCAGGATTTTGGGGTACAGGTGCGGCTTGTGGAGGCATTGGCCGCGACGGACCTGCTGGCCGCTCGGGCTCGTCTGGACGAGTTTCGCGAGCGGGTTGCGCCAGAGTCTGAGGCGGCGCGACAGTTGAGTTTTCTGGCGGCTCGGTTGCTGCAAGAGGCAGGAGATTTAGACGGAGCAGCAGCGGCATACGAGACAATTGTGGCTACCGATCCGCAGGATACCGATGCGTTGCTGGCCTTAGCCGAGCTGCGCCAACAGCAGGGGAATGGGGCAGCGGCTCTGGCGCTGTACGAGCGCATTGTTCGGAGCGATCCCGATCGCCTAGAGGCTTGGCTAGCCTTGGCCGAGCTGCGAAGCGAAGCAGGAGATGAGGCAGGGGAGGCGGAGGCGCTGGCGGCGATCGCCCAGATTGAAACCAACAACCTAGAGGTGCTGTTTCCCCTAGCAGATTTTCGGCGAGAGCAGGGGGAGTTGGCCGAGGCGCTGCAGATTTACGAACGCATTGTGGCGATCGAGCCCGAGAATATTGGGGCGCTGCAAGCTCTGGCGGGAACTGCGACGGAATTGGGGCAGATCGAGCGGGCTTTGTTGGCCTACGAAACGCTGCTGACAGTGGCCCCCAATTCGACAGACGTGCTGCTGGGTTTCGCAGGCTTGCAGTTACAGATCGGAGATTTGGAGGAATCCCACCAGCTCTACCAGCAGGTCTTAGCCCTCGACCCCACTAATGCAGCGGCCCTCGATGCCATTCTCAATATTCTGCCCGCCCAACCGGACGCCCCAGAACGGTTCTTGCGGGAGGCGATCGCTCTCTACGACGAGCAGTTGAGTCAGCCCGACCCCGACCCCGCCATCGTCCGGGATGCCGCCCTCCTCTTTGCCACCGTGCCCGATCGCTATTCGCAAGCACTGCAACTGTTCGACCGGTTAATTGTGCGCTTTCCCACCAACCGCAGCTATACCATCCAGCAACTCGCCCTCGAAAGCATCGTGCTGGCCGATGCCGCTCGGGCCAACCCCGTCGTGCAGCCCCTAGCCGAACAGTGGCCCGTGGGATTTTTGTATCACCTCAACCTACGCGATCGCCTGCAAGCGGCCCTAGCTCTGCCGGAAACCGAGCCCGAGCGACAACAGCAAATTGCAGAAGTCTTGGCCCGAATCGATCCCCCCGATCCAGACCTATTAGAGGTTTATCAACAATTGTTGGATGCACAGGTAGACGTTCCTTTGTTGGACTTTCGGGTAGCCCAGATGTGGGTGGAACGGGAGAAGGCAGTGGCGGCGAAGGCAGCTTTGGAGATAGTCCTGGCGCGGGGAGGCATTGGGGCAGCAGGAGCGGAATTGCTGCTGGCGGAACTGGACCGTCAGGCGGGCTCGATTGAGGAGAGTATGCAGCGGTACGAAACGCTGCTCAACCATCCCGATGGAGGGGTACGGCGAGGGGCGATCCTGGGTTTGGCGGGATTGCAGGTGGCCCGGGAGGATTTCGAGCGGGCGCGGCAACTGTACAACTTGGCACTGCGGGACAATCCTGAAGACCTACAGGCGATCGCGGGCTTGGCTGCCGCCAATTATTTAGACGACGCCCTCTCTCAGCCAGAAGCCGAAGCCGTTCTGGCGCAGTGGCTCGATCGCTTTCCCTTCCGCATGCCCACAGCCGAATTCACTCGCCTCGCCACTGCCCTACCCGCCGATTTAGATCGCTTGGACCTATACGAGGGTCTATTGGCCTTCACCCCTGCCAATCGGGACCTCCAGATTCACATTGTGGCTGCCCTCTCCCAGCTCGAACCAGTGGCTGCCCGCACCCGCTTGGAAGAGTTTCGCCGTCAGATGGGGACTGGCGATGGGCACTTGGCCCAGGCGTTGCATTTTATCAGTGCCCAACTGCATGTGGATCGTGGGAATTTGTCAGCAGCGGCGGCAGATTACAACGCCATCTTGGCCGACGACCCCGATGCCGTGGCTGCCCTCTTGGGCTTGGCAGCCCTGAGACGGGAGCAGGGGGACGAGTCGGCAGCACTGGAGCTTTACGAGCGGGTGCGGGCGATCGCCCCCGGCAATCTAGAAGTGTGGTTCGCTCTGGCGGATTTGCGCCAGCAGCGGGGGGATGAGGCTGGGGCGCTACAAGCTTATGCCGAGGTCTTGCAGCTCGATCCCGAGAATGTGCAGGTGCGGTTTGCGCGGGCAGATTTGCGCCGACGGCAGGGGAATCTGGCGGCGGCACTGGAGGATTACGAACAGATTTTGGCGATCGCTCCTGCCAATCTTCCCGCCCTACAATCGCTGGCGGGCACTGCCACAGAACTGGAGCAGTTCGATCGCGCTTTACTGGCCTACGAAACCCTGCAAACCTTAGCTCCCGATTCTGCTGACGTGCTGTTGGGCTTGGCGGGGTTGCGACTGCGGCAGGGGGCTTTGTTAGAGGCGCAGGTGCTCTACGAACAGGTGCTGGCGATCGCCCCCGATAACGAAACCGCCCTCGACGCCCTTCTGAATGTCTTGCCGCTTCAGCCCAATGCCCCCGAGAGCCTGCGCCAAGATGCCTTTGCCCGCTACGAGGCGCTGCTGGCAGAATCCAATGTATCGGTCGAAACCCTCCGCAAGACCGCCAAATTCTTCAGTCAATTTCCCGAAAAACAACTGGACGCCCTAGCCGTCTTCGATCGCCTCATCGCCCTTTCCCCCAGCGATCGCAATTTACCCGCCTTGCGGCTGGTGACGGAAAGTGTGCTGCTGAGTCGGGCGAATGCCTCGAACGAGCGGGTGCAAGAACTTGCCCTCGACTGGAATCCGGGCTTTCTCTATCAACTGGAGTTGCGCGATCGCCTGCGGCTGGCCCTGCGTCCTCCTCTGCCGACCGAACGGGAACAGCAGCAGGAATTGGCAGAATTCCTAGTCCGTCTCGATCCCCCTAACCCGCAGCTCTTGGCGATTTATCAGAGCTTCGAGCGGGCGGGGCTGGAACTGCCGCTGCTGCCCTTCCGCATTGCCCAAATGCAGTTGGAACGAGGACTGACGGATGCTGCTCGGCAGACGCTGACCGCACTGGTGGCCGACGAGGGCGATTTCGCCGAGAGTGCTCAATTGTTGTTGCTCGATCTAGAGTTGCAGGAGGGGGCCAATGTGCTGAGTCGGCAGCGCTACGAAACCCTGATTGCCAATAGCTCTAACCCCGAAGTGGTGCGGGGGGCGCGGCTCAGCTTAGCTGGGTTGCTGGCGCAGCAAGGCGATCGTCCCGCAGCCATCGCACAGTACGATGCTTTGCTGGATGCGAACCCCACCGACTTGCAGGCAGAAGTGGGGCTGGCAGCACTGTCTCTCCAAGAAGAGACGATCGAGCTCGAAGCTGCAGAAGCCATCTTGGAGCGCTGGTTCGATCGCTTCCCGTTCCGCATCCCGCCCGCCGAGGCGATCGCTTTACTCAATGCTCTCCCCGGCAGTGGGGAGCGCTTGCCCCTGTATGAAGGATTATTGGCCTTACGGCCAGAGAATGCCGGTTTGCGGGTGCGCTTTATCGAGGCTTTGGCAGCAATCGATCCAGTGGCCGCCCGCACGCGCCTAGAAGACTTCCGCCGTCGCCTGTCTCCAGGGGATGTAGAGATGGCGCGGGCCCTCAATTTCGCCAGCGCTCAGTTGAGTGTGGCGGAAGGGGATCTGGAGGGGGCGGCGGCGATCTATGACAGTCTATTGACGGGCGAGCCCGACGATATCGAGCTGCTGTTGGCGCTGGCAGACGTGCGGCAGCAGCAGGGGAACGGGGATGCTGCCCTGCAGATTTACGAGCGCATCCGCCGCCTCGAACCCGAGAATATCGATGCCTTGTTCGTGCTGGCGGATTTAAAACGACAGCAGAATGACTTGGCAGGAGCAGCGCAGGTGTATGGGGAGTTGTTGGCGATCGCCCCCGACAACCTCCCGGCCCTGTTTGCACTCGCCAGTTTCCGGCAAGAGCAAGGGGAGTTCGATCGCGCTCTAGCCGCTTACGAGCGCATTGTGGCGATCGAGCCGGAAAATATCGGCGCGCTCCAGGGGCTAGCAGGCAGCTTGGCCGAATTGGGGCAAGTCGATCGCGCCCTGGTCACCTACGACACCCTGCTGCTACTCGCCCCCGACTCCACCGACGTGCTGCTGGGTCTGGCAGGATTGCAACTGCAACGGGGGGATTTGCTAGAGTCGCGACGGCTTTACAATCGCGTGCTGGCAAAAGATCCCGACAATCCTGTCGCCCTCGACGCCGTCCTCAACATCCTGCCCGCCCAACCGGATGCCCCCGCCAGCTTCGTGCAAGACGCGATCGCCCTCTACGACGACCTGTTGAGCGCCCCCAATCCCGACCCAGCTTTAGTCCGATCGGCCGCGGCGTTCTTCGGCACCCTACCCGGGCAGCGGCAAACCGCTCTGGATTTGTATCGCGATCTGGCCGATCGCTTTCCAGAAGATGACAGTTTGCCGGTACAGCAATTAGCTCTAGAAGCCATTCTGCTGCGGGATGCCGACAGCAGCGAGCCCCTTGTTACAGAACGGTCCCGCCAGTGGCCGATTGGTTTCCTCTACCAGCCCGAATTGCAAGACCGCCTGCAGGCAGCATTGGCGGCAGCGGCGATCGCCGATCCGGCCCGCCAGCGGGATGTAGCCCAACTCTTGGTCCGTCTCGATCCCCCCGATCCAGCCCTCCTCGCCACCTACCAGGAGTTCGACAGCCCCGCAGTGGACGTGCCGTTCTTGGCCTTCCGCATTGCCCAAATGCAACTGGAGTTGGGCCAAAACGAAGCCGCCCGCCAAACCCTCACCAGTGCCGCTGCCACCCGAGGGCCGGATTTTGCCGCCAGTGCGGAATTGCTGATCGCCTCTCTAGAACGGCAGGTGGGGCGAGCAGACCGCAGCATTCGCCGCTATGAAGACATCATTGCCAGCGAAGACCTGGAGAGTGAGGAGATTCGGCGGGCAGCGATTCTGAATTTGGCTGGCTTGAGAGCCGCTCAGAACGAGCGGGAGGCAGCTCGCGAGCTCTACGAGCGCCTCCTATCCGACAATCCCGACGACCTGCAGGCCCAGCTGGGCTTGGCTTCCCTCGACGTGGTGGACGATCGCATTGCCGATGTGGAGGGGGAAGCCCTACTCGATAGCTGGTTCGATCGGTTCCCTTTCCGGGAGCCCCCACCAGAGGTCTATCGACTGGTGTCCGAGCTATCCCCCAGAGTGGAGCGGTTGGATTTGTACAGCGCCATGCTCGAGCTCGAACCAGAAGCCTTTGGCGTTCAGATTCGCCGAATTGAAGCTCTCGCCTTACTCGATCCGGTGGCGGCGCAAGCGGAGTTGACGGCATTGAAGCGTCAATTCCCTGCCGACTCTTCTGAAGGGGTGGCGCTGAATTTTCTCGCCGCCCGCCTGCGCTTGGAGCGAGAGGACTTTGACGGCGCACTGGCGGCCTATCGAGAGATTGTCGATGCCGATGCGCGCAACGTTGGTGCTTGGCTGGCGCTGGCAGATTTGCTGCGGCAATTGGACGATCCCGCCGCCGCTCGCGAGGCTTACCAGCGCATCGTCCGCCTGGAACCGGATAATGTCTCTGCCCTGTTTGCTCTAGCGGAGTTGGAGCGGCAAGAGGGGCAACTCAACGCCGCCGCTCGTCTACTGACCGGGGTTGTAGCAGCCCAGCCCGAGAATATCGCAGCATGGCAAGCCTTGGGAGGCGTGCGCGCCGAACAGGGACAAGTCGATCGCGCTGCCGCCGCCTACGAAACCATCTTGGAGCTCGATCCCGATAACCTCGACGCGATCCAGGGGCTCGCCAGCAAGCGCTTCGAGCAAGGGCAATTGGAAGACGCCTTCCAACTGTTCGAGCAGGTGTTGGCTGCCGATCCCGATAATGAAGTGGCGCTGGAGGCGTTACTCGACAGCCTGCCCAGCCAACCCGGGGCCTCCGATGCCATCCGAGCAAAAGCGATCGCCCTCTACGACGACATTTTGGCGGACCCCACCACCGAGGCCGATACCCTGCGGGAGGCGGCCAATTTCTTCAGTCGCCTGCCCGCACAGCGCGATCGCGCCTTAGAGCTTTACGACCGGCTCGTACAGGACTTCCCCGCCGACGACACACTGCGGGTACAGCGACTGGCGATCGAAAGCGTCTTGCTGCGGGAGGCCGATAGTGACGATCCGCTGGTGCAGGAGCTGTCCGAGGATTGGGAAATCGGCTTCCTCTATCAGGTGGACCTGAAGGAGCGGCTGCAACAGGTGCTCTTGCCCATTGCCCTGATTCCCCCCGAACAACAGCTAGATGCCGCTCAGTCTGTGGTCCGCCTCGATCCCCCCAACTCCGAACTGATGGCCTTCTACGAAATCCTGCGGGAGGCTGAGGCGGTGGATGTGCCCTTCATCGACTTCCGCATTGCTCAAATGCAGTTGGAAGAGGACGACACGATCGCCGCTCGCAGAACCCTAGCCCGAGGAAAAGCCGCCTTTGGAGAAGACTTCGATGCCAACGCCGAGCTGTTACTGGCGGATATCGATCTGAAGGAGGACCGCGAAGAGCGGGCCATCCGCCGCTACGAAGCTCTACTGGACGATCGGGATCTGGAGTTACCCTCGGTGGCGCGCGGGGCCGCCCTCAGTCTGGCCGGACTGCGCATCAAACGGGGCGAGCGCGACGAAGCCCGCCGCCTCTACCGCGAGCTATTGCGCAACGATGCCGACGACCTGCAGGCCGAAGTGGGCCTCGTCGCGGTGTCCCTAATTGACCAACTGGCCTCGCGCGCCGAGGGAGAAGAGATGCTCGATCGCTGGTTCGAGCGCTTCCCCTTTCGCGAGCCCCCCCCCGAGGTGTATACCTTGGTGGCCGTGCTGCCCACCGATTTCTCCCGCTTGGAACTGTACGAGGCCATGCTGGTCATCGAGCCGGACGATGTGAATGTGCGGCTGCGCTACATCGAAGCCCTTGCCCGAGTGGACCCGGCAGAGGCTCGCGCGCAACTAACCCGATTGCGTCGAACAGTTCCACCCGAGACTGATGAAGGTCGTGCGGTCAACACCCTTAACAATCGTCTCCAACTCGCGACAGACGACGCGATCGCCTCAGCAGCAGACTCCACTCCAGAAGCATCTGGGACCCCTGGCCGCACTCGCCCCCCTCTACGTCCCGCTGTTGGCCCCTCGGCTCCGCGTGCGATCGCCTCTTTTGGCTCGCGATCTCCCGCTGTCGTGCGAACGCCGCCGCCACCGAGGCTGGTTGCCGCCGCGCCTCCTCCCCGAGGAGTGGTGGATGCTCCGCCGCAGGCCGCTCCCGCGCCGCCATCTCCGCCTTCCCAACCCTTACCCCCCGGCTCTTCTCCGGCTCAAGCCCCGCCTGCTAGGGCCACAGTTGGAGAGTTATTCGCGTTTGCCGAAGCCCGCAAGCAAGTGGGAGATTTTGTGGGAGCTGCTGCTGCCTACGAACGAATTGTCAGTCTCGATCCCAATAACGCTGGGGCTTGGTTTGCCTTGGCCGATGCCCGTCGCCAGCTTGGCGATGTGGTGGGGGCAAAGCAGGCATTTGAAGTGACTCGCTCCCTCGACCCCACCAATCCAGATGTGTACTTTGCGCTGGGGGATTTTCTCCAGTCTTTGGGGGATTTTGATGGGGCGTTGGCGGTCTACGGACAACTGCTGGCGATCGATCCGAGCAATATTGATGCGCGGTTTGTGACGGCGAATGCCTATCGGAGGCAGGGACGACTGGATTTGGCGGCTCGCACCTACGAGGAGATTATCGAGCTCGACCCCAATAATGTGAATGCTTTG is from Synechococcus sp. PCC 7336 and encodes:
- the rodA gene encoding rod shape-determining protein RodA, coding for MMSFLGSRHWLNWKQWRKDWKDFDGILLLTVMALNAIGILAIYSTRQDSSFWLQQAIMSCLCLVLALFVARIDYQIWLKWHWFVYGICVALLVAVIFVGVTGGGAARWINLVGFKVQPSEFAKLSVILTAAAVLHRWPIRYFSQIGLVALAIAPPWLLIFLQPDLGTALIFIAIAIGMLYWGGARFSWLLLLSSPAIAAIFYGIYANTEAKWMLWGWLGWVALVCVLAAWHLPWRRFGAFAFTVLNLLAGVLGQIAWGILKPYQRQRLLIFMDPSQDPLGAGYHLIQSRIAIGAGGLWGRGIAQGTQTQLDFIPEQHTDFIFAAIGEELGFIGAIAVLSLIWIVCFRLILIAQNAKDDFGALVAIGVFSMILFQSMVNIGMTIGLMPITGLPLPFVSYGRSALLTNYLALGIVESIAKHRQRSSFFT
- a CDS encoding tetratricopeptide repeat protein, translating into MALSAIASSRNHLRPTIDMADSNQNRALVLWGTALGFSAGVFAATISIAPQSPLRVRAQSNRPRTTSIADSAKPVIAQADPQPTLPARVPERVVEGYTLLEQGLVDDAILTFRQAIADFPASIEAKLGLAIALRRAGRDRQSWEAYGAVLAQEPDNVLALETVGQLGTFRPEWYEGGLEALDRLIEIAPNRLSARLNRARILSFQQRFEAATADYEVALRLDPTPELQLEAAKAFAFSGQHPRAIALFEQYFAAGRDLAEKDAAIAYALSLQGVERAVEALEVLRPRQADTQVAAVLASILVGLAAQPDAPEEYQSEAIAIYTRLLAIEDLDAEIILAAASFYSTVPERQLQSLELYDRLTALFPGDRSFPIMRLAVESVVLSEAPTSHPLVQQLSPNWMPGFVYQLDLRERLQALVLPDLDIPPERQQPVGQTLVRVDPLDPELLPIFESLQQAEIDLPLIDFRLAQLQIELGDRESARTTIAAAVAEQGDAFADNAELLLAEIDRREGRLDASIQRYERLLARSADPAIRRGATLSLAGANISLNNLERARRLYEQLLAIEPLDLQAEVGLTTVLLAEESLSEREAAEVLDRWLERFPFRIPSPEVFALASGLPSTSARLGLYEGLLAVRPQDFGVQVRLVEALAATDLLAARARLDEFRERVAPESEAARQLSFLAARLLQEAGDLDGAAAAYETIVATDPQDTDALLALAELRQQQGNGAAALALYERIVRSDPDRLEAWLALAELRSEAGDEAGEAEALAAIAQIETNNLEVLFPLADFRREQGELAEALQIYERIVAIEPENIGALQALAGTATELGQIERALLAYETLLTVAPNSTDVLLGFAGLQLQIGDLEESHQLYQQVLALDPTNAAALDAILNILPAQPDAPERFLREAIALYDEQLSQPDPDPAIVRDAALLFATVPDRYSQALQLFDRLIVRFPTNRSYTIQQLALESIVLADAARANPVVQPLAEQWPVGFLYHLNLRDRLQAALALPETEPERQQQIAEVLARIDPPDPDLLEVYQQLLDAQVDVPLLDFRVAQMWVEREKAVAAKAALEIVLARGGIGAAGAELLLAELDRQAGSIEESMQRYETLLNHPDGGVRRGAILGLAGLQVAREDFERARQLYNLALRDNPEDLQAIAGLAAANYLDDALSQPEAEAVLAQWLDRFPFRMPTAEFTRLATALPADLDRLDLYEGLLAFTPANRDLQIHIVAALSQLEPVAARTRLEEFRRQMGTGDGHLAQALHFISAQLHVDRGNLSAAAADYNAILADDPDAVAALLGLAALRREQGDESAALELYERVRAIAPGNLEVWFALADLRQQRGDEAGALQAYAEVLQLDPENVQVRFARADLRRRQGNLAAALEDYEQILAIAPANLPALQSLAGTATELEQFDRALLAYETLQTLAPDSADVLLGLAGLRLRQGALLEAQVLYEQVLAIAPDNETALDALLNVLPLQPNAPESLRQDAFARYEALLAESNVSVETLRKTAKFFSQFPEKQLDALAVFDRLIALSPSDRNLPALRLVTESVLLSRANASNERVQELALDWNPGFLYQLELRDRLRLALRPPLPTEREQQQELAEFLVRLDPPNPQLLAIYQSFERAGLELPLLPFRIAQMQLERGLTDAARQTLTALVADEGDFAESAQLLLLDLELQEGANVLSRQRYETLIANSSNPEVVRGARLSLAGLLAQQGDRPAAIAQYDALLDANPTDLQAEVGLAALSLQEETIELEAAEAILERWFDRFPFRIPPAEAIALLNALPGSGERLPLYEGLLALRPENAGLRVRFIEALAAIDPVAARTRLEDFRRRLSPGDVEMARALNFASAQLSVAEGDLEGAAAIYDSLLTGEPDDIELLLALADVRQQQGNGDAALQIYERIRRLEPENIDALFVLADLKRQQNDLAGAAQVYGELLAIAPDNLPALFALASFRQEQGEFDRALAAYERIVAIEPENIGALQGLAGSLAELGQVDRALVTYDTLLLLAPDSTDVLLGLAGLQLQRGDLLESRRLYNRVLAKDPDNPVALDAVLNILPAQPDAPASFVQDAIALYDDLLSAPNPDPALVRSAAAFFGTLPGQRQTALDLYRDLADRFPEDDSLPVQQLALEAILLRDADSSEPLVTERSRQWPIGFLYQPELQDRLQAALAAAAIADPARQRDVAQLLVRLDPPDPALLATYQEFDSPAVDVPFLAFRIAQMQLELGQNEAARQTLTSAAATRGPDFAASAELLIASLERQVGRADRSIRRYEDIIASEDLESEEIRRAAILNLAGLRAAQNEREAARELYERLLSDNPDDLQAQLGLASLDVVDDRIADVEGEALLDSWFDRFPFREPPPEVYRLVSELSPRVERLDLYSAMLELEPEAFGVQIRRIEALALLDPVAAQAELTALKRQFPADSSEGVALNFLAARLRLEREDFDGALAAYREIVDADARNVGAWLALADLLRQLDDPAAAREAYQRIVRLEPDNVSALFALAELERQEGQLNAAARLLTGVVAAQPENIAAWQALGGVRAEQGQVDRAAAAYETILELDPDNLDAIQGLASKRFEQGQLEDAFQLFEQVLAADPDNEVALEALLDSLPSQPGASDAIRAKAIALYDDILADPTTEADTLREAANFFSRLPAQRDRALELYDRLVQDFPADDTLRVQRLAIESVLLREADSDDPLVQELSEDWEIGFLYQVDLKERLQQVLLPIALIPPEQQLDAAQSVVRLDPPNSELMAFYEILREAEAVDVPFIDFRIAQMQLEEDDTIAARRTLARGKAAFGEDFDANAELLLADIDLKEDREERAIRRYEALLDDRDLELPSVARGAALSLAGLRIKRGERDEARRLYRELLRNDADDLQAEVGLVAVSLIDQLASRAEGEEMLDRWFERFPFREPPPEVYTLVAVLPTDFSRLELYEAMLVIEPDDVNVRLRYIEALARVDPAEARAQLTRLRRTVPPETDEGRAVNTLNNRLQLATDDAIASAADSTPEASGTPGRTRPPLRPAVGPSAPRAIASFGSRSPAVVRTPPPPRLVAAAPPPRGVVDAPPQAAPAPPSPPSQPLPPGSSPAQAPPARATVGELFAFAEARKQVGDFVGAAAAYERIVSLDPNNAGAWFALADARRQLGDVVGAKQAFEVTRSLDPTNPDVYFALGDFLQSLGDFDGALAVYGQLLAIDPSNIDARFVTANAYRRQGRLDLAARTYEEIIELDPNNVNALQALAGVRAELGQTELAVRAYERLIVLQPSAVDPLLALGGIRFSQGRLEEARDLYERALALDPTNDIALSAAQSLFWAQFDREGAEQPVSAYRQLREFEAEDEVLGDPPDTEVLSRLRRIELNFLRRRGFQPRWERF